The following DNA comes from Mycobacterium sp. MS1601.
TTCACCGCCCCGAACGACAGGCCCCGCACCAGATAGCGCTGGATGGTCAGGGCGAGGATGAGTGGCGGCAACGCGGCGATGAGTGCCGCTGCTGCCGTGAGGTTGTAGTACGCCTGGCCGCCACCACCGAGGAACTTGGTGATGGCCACCGTGACGGTGCCCGCGTTGCTGTCGGCCAGGATCAGCGGGAACACGTAGTTGTTCCAGGCGAAGATGAAGGCCAGCAGCGCCGCCGCCGCGATGCCCGGCCGCACGATCGGCAACGCCACCATCACAAATGCGCGGCTGCGGGTGTAACCGTCGAGCAGTGCCGCCTGCTCCAGATCCTCGGGCAGATCCTGGAAGTAGGACCGCAGGATCCACACCACCAGCGGCATGGTGACCAGCTGCAGCACCCAGATCATGCCGACCTTGGTGTCGAACAGGCCGATCTGGTTGTAGATCACGAACAGCGGGACGATCACCATGAGTTCCGGCGCGAATCGGAACGAGAGCATCTGGAACATCAGGTCGTTGGAACCCTTGTACTGCCAGCGGCCCGCGGCGTACGCGGCCGGGATGCCGATGACCAACGAGACGATGACCGCACCACCGCAGTTGAGCAGGCTGGTGAGCATCGCCGCCTTGAAGTCGACGCTGGTCATCTGGGTGCCCTTGTCGGACAGCACCGTCGCGAAGTTGGACCAGGTGGGACTGAACGAGAAGTACGTCGACGTCTGTTCCTCGGCGTTCTTCAGAGCCAGCATCAGCATCCAGAAGATCGGGAACAACGAAAACAGGAACCAGAAGACCAGCCCGATGTCGGCGGCCACCGATCCGATGGACCAGCGTTTCTGGCCCGGAAGCAATTCAGCCATCTCTAGGACTCCGCTCCGGCAGCACGACGCTGCGCCTTGCCGAGCACGCTCACCAGGTAGCGCGCGGTGATGAACACGATGATCCAGAGCAGCAGCATGTAGGTGCTGCCGCGGGAATAGTCGAGGTTGATGATCGAGTCCTCGAACGCGCCGATCTGCAGGGTGCGGGTGGCCACGCCCGGGCCGCCCGCGGTCAGCACGTAGATGTGGTCGAACACCTTGAGGTTGTCCATGAACCGGAAGATGACGGCCACCAGGATGTAGGGCCACAGCATCGGCAGCATCAGCTTGCGGAACATGTAGAACCAGTTGGCTCCGTCCACCTCGGACGCTTCGAACGGTTCGCGCGGCAGCGAGCGGATGCCGGCCAGCACCAGGATGGCGACAAATGGTGTGAAGATCCAGATGTCGACCAGGATCACCGAGACAAGTGCGTTGCCGGCCGACAGCCAGTCGAAGGTGTTGCCGAGTCCCAGAACGTGATTGAGGATGCCGAACTGGGGGTTGAACATCAGTTTCCAGATGACGCCCGCGATCACCGGGGCGATCATCAGCGGCAGGATCAACACCTTCTCGAAGATCTTGCCGATGATCGAGGACCGGTTGAGCAGCAGTGCCAGGCCCACGCCGAGCACGGTTTCGATGAAGGTGGCCGCCACCGCGAACGTGGCCGTCACCTGCACGCTCTTCCAGAACACCTGATCGCCCAGCACCGAACCGAAGTTCTGGAACCAGACGAAGTGCGGGTCGGGATTGACCGCGGCGTAGTTCAGGAACGCGTAGTAGGCGCCGACCGCGAAGGGGTAGAGAATCCCGATCACGATCACCACGGCCGGAATCGAGAGCAGGTACGGCCGCAGCTTGCGCCGCCAGCTGGGCACCTCCGGCAACTTCCGCGGCGGGGTGCCGCGCTGCTCAGCAGATGTGCCGGGAGCCTTGGACGTCTGAGTGGTCATTCGGGCTCCTAGAGGTTGACCTTGGAGGTGTTGGTCTTGGCCAGGCTGGCCAGCCGAGAGCGCGCGTCATCCCCGCCGTAGATGTCCTGCAGTGCGACGGCCCAGTTCTGGGTGGTGTCGAAGAACTTCTTCTGCGGGGTGAACTGGATCTTCGACTCACCGATGACGGTCTCGAACGCCTCGAGGTAGCCGTACTGGTCGGCGGCCACCCGCTTGAAGGTGGTGTCGAACACCGACTGGCGCACCGGGTCGGCGTAGGTACCACCCTCGACGGCCTTGTTCATCGAGTCCTTGCCGGTGGCCCACTGGATGAACAACCAGGCCGGCAGCTTGTTGCGGGAGTTGGCGCTCATGGCCCAGCTCCAGGTCCACAGGTTGGTCTTGTAATTGCCGTCAGGTCCGGCGGGTCCGGCATACCAGGCGATGTTGCCGGCTTCCGCGCTGGCACCCGGCTTGTTCTTCGGGTAGGTCGCGCTGTCGGCGTCGAACACCATCATGGCCTTGCCGTCACCGAGATCGCCTGTGGCATTGGGATAGTCGTAGGTGGTCCAGGACGTCGGTCCGGCCTGGTGCTGCAGGTCGATCCACTTCTCGGTGAACTCGACGGCGGCGTCGCTGTCCATCTCGGCCACGAGCTCGCGGCCGTTCCAGCTGTAGTCCACCGCACCCTGGCGCACATACTGCGTCATGAAGCCGGGGTGGATGGTGGCCCACGACTTGGAGCCGCGGGTGGACAGGCCGTAGCGGTTCTGGGACCGGTCGGTCAGATCGATCGCCAGCTGGATGAAGTCATCGAGGTTGTCAGGCAGTCGGGTGATGCCTTTTTCGTCGAAGATCCGCTTGTTGTAGGCGACGACGTTGTTCTCGAATCCCCACGGAATCGCCCACTGCCCACCGGTTCCCAACGGATTTCCCAGGGTGAAGTCCCACCGGGTGGAGGTACGCAACCCCTCGAAGATGTCCTCGAAGTCGTACTCGGCGCTGGTGGCCGAGGTGTTCTGCAGCCACGGCCCCAGATCCTCGACCCATCCGGGCGGGCCGTACTGCCAGATGAAGTAGGCGCCGAGCATGAACGCGTCGTGTTTACCGGAGCCGCCGGCCAGTTCGGTGTTCAGTTTGGTGAAGTAGTCGGCCTCGGGAACCAAGTCGACGTTGACGGTGATGCCGGTCAGCTCGGTGAACTCCTGCAGCAGCGGCTGATACGACAGCTGGTAGGGATGCGGGGTTTGCAGGATGTTGATGGTCTGCCCCTCGGCTTTGCGCCAGTCGAAGCCGCCGGTGACCTCGGAGGCTCCGTTGGGTAGCGGTGTCATGCCGCCCACCCCGCATGCGGACAGCAACGGCACGCTGGCTGCCGCAAGGCCCATGGCGGCCAACATGTTCCGGCGGGACATCTGAGGTCCCTGATAGTTACGCATGCTCTGCCCTTCAGGCGGGGATCAGGGAGACTTTGACCGATTCCTTACCGCTGCTCACCAGGTCCAGACCTTTCTGGAACTCCGAGAGCGGGAGCTGATGGGTGCAGATCTCGTCCATCGGCAGTACACCGGACTCGAGCAGCTTGATGGCGGCCGGCCAGCAGTAGGCACCCAGGTGGGCGCCCAGCACGTCGAGTTCCTTGTCGTCGCTGATGATGCTCCAGTCGACGGTGACGTCGCTGCCGAACACGCTGTACTCGACGTAACGCCCGCACTTGCGCAACAGGTTGAGCCCTTGCGCCACGGCCGACGGGTGGCCGGTGCCCTCGAGGTAGACATCGGCGCCGTAGCCGTCGGTGAGGTCCTTGACGATCTTCTCCACGTCGTCCTCAGCGATGTTGAGTGCCAGGTCGGCGCCGCATTTCTTGGCCAGCTCCAGCTTCTCGGGGGCCATGTCCAGCGCGATCACCCGGGCGGCGTTCTTGGACTTGGCGCCGGCGATCATGCCGAGACCGATAGGACCGCAGCCGGCCACCACCACGGTGTCCTCGAAGGTGAGCTGCGCGCGCTCGACGGCATGCAGGGCGCACGACAGCGGTTCGACGAACGCGGCGTGTGCGGGCGGCAGGTCACCGGAGATCTTGTGCACCAACGCTTCCACGGGGTACGTCATGTAGCCGGCCATGGCTCCCGGGGTGCGGCGCTTGAAGCCGTACAGATCGTGGGGCTGGCACATGTGGTACTGACCGCGTAGGCAGAAACGGCATTTCCAGCACGGCACGATCTGCTCGGAGGTCACCCGGTCGCCGACGGCGATGTTCCAGCGCTGCGCGGCCTCGTCGTCGAGTTCGACCACCCGACCCACGAATTCGTGGCCCGGGATGACCATGGTCTCGGCCCATGCCGGACGGTTCTCATCGCCCCAGAACTTGGCGGCGCCGTGGTAGCACTTCAGATCGCTGGCGCAGATGCCGACGGCCTCGACG
Coding sequences within:
- a CDS encoding carbohydrate ABC transporter permease, producing the protein MAELLPGQKRWSIGSVAADIGLVFWFLFSLFPIFWMLMLALKNAEEQTSTYFSFSPTWSNFATVLSDKGTQMTSVDFKAAMLTSLLNCGGAVIVSLVIGIPAAYAAGRWQYKGSNDLMFQMLSFRFAPELMVIVPLFVIYNQIGLFDTKVGMIWVLQLVTMPLVVWILRSYFQDLPEDLEQAALLDGYTRSRAFVMVALPIVRPGIAAAALLAFIFAWNNYVFPLILADSNAGTVTVAITKFLGGGGQAYYNLTAAAALIAALPPLILALTIQRYLVRGLSFGAVKA
- a CDS encoding carbohydrate ABC transporter permease → MTTQTSKAPGTSAEQRGTPPRKLPEVPSWRRKLRPYLLSIPAVVIVIGILYPFAVGAYYAFLNYAAVNPDPHFVWFQNFGSVLGDQVFWKSVQVTATFAVAATFIETVLGVGLALLLNRSSIIGKIFEKVLILPLMIAPVIAGVIWKLMFNPQFGILNHVLGLGNTFDWLSAGNALVSVILVDIWIFTPFVAILVLAGIRSLPREPFEASEVDGANWFYMFRKLMLPMLWPYILVAVIFRFMDNLKVFDHIYVLTAGGPGVATRTLQIGAFEDSIINLDYSRGSTYMLLLWIIVFITARYLVSVLGKAQRRAAGAES
- a CDS encoding extracellular solute-binding protein encodes the protein MLAAMGLAAASVPLLSACGVGGMTPLPNGASEVTGGFDWRKAEGQTINILQTPHPYQLSYQPLLQEFTELTGITVNVDLVPEADYFTKLNTELAGGSGKHDAFMLGAYFIWQYGPPGWVEDLGPWLQNTSATSAEYDFEDIFEGLRTSTRWDFTLGNPLGTGGQWAIPWGFENNVVAYNKRIFDEKGITRLPDNLDDFIQLAIDLTDRSQNRYGLSTRGSKSWATIHPGFMTQYVRQGAVDYSWNGRELVAEMDSDAAVEFTEKWIDLQHQAGPTSWTTYDYPNATGDLGDGKAMMVFDADSATYPKNKPGASAEAGNIAWYAGPAGPDGNYKTNLWTWSWAMSANSRNKLPAWLFIQWATGKDSMNKAVEGGTYADPVRQSVFDTTFKRVAADQYGYLEAFETVIGESKIQFTPQKKFFDTTQNWAVALQDIYGGDDARSRLASLAKTNTSKVNL
- the eltD gene encoding erythritol/L-threitol dehyrogenase — protein: MSENIPEKMQAVICHGPNDYRLEEVAVPQRGPGEALIRVEAVGICASDLKCYHGAAKFWGDENRPAWAETMVIPGHEFVGRVVELDDEAAQRWNIAVGDRVTSEQIVPCWKCRFCLRGQYHMCQPHDLYGFKRRTPGAMAGYMTYPVEALVHKISGDLPPAHAAFVEPLSCALHAVERAQLTFEDTVVVAGCGPIGLGMIAGAKSKNAARVIALDMAPEKLELAKKCGADLALNIAEDDVEKIVKDLTDGYGADVYLEGTGHPSAVAQGLNLLRKCGRYVEYSVFGSDVTVDWSIISDDKELDVLGAHLGAYCWPAAIKLLESGVLPMDEICTHQLPLSEFQKGLDLVSSGKESVKVSLIPA